A genomic region of Lytechinus pictus isolate F3 Inbred chromosome 2, Lp3.0, whole genome shotgun sequence contains the following coding sequences:
- the LOC129274471 gene encoding ras-like protein family member 10A, which yields MRDDLGSEGSKSDTEDRGGRVTGGGGGPGSSPPPAEQSQIDVVLIGGPGVGKTSIVEQFARCQLPSRYRSTTKPCVYTSAVIANEQIYEMSIVDMPVIPYSPLDGRACRRAAASCTWEELQSYANAIGTASVLIFVYDITAPESFQYIKDLREHILDCFDSDSIGYEVPMIVVGNKQDLQRMSRVPRRHISQMVRKTWKCSYVECSAKFNWHVASLFNEVVRVVTVGGNNKEGQSSAYRIPLRAWRQCGVCNIM from the coding sequence ATGCGAGACGACCTGGGTTCGGAGGGGTCCAAGTCAGACACGGAGGACCGCGGTGGCCGCGTGACTGGGGGCGGCGGTGGCCCAGGGTCTAGTCCTCCCCCTGCGGAACAGAGCCAAATTGATGTAGTGCTTATAGGTGGTCCCGGTGTTGGGAAGACAtcgattgtagagcagtttgcACGATGTCAACTGCCATCTCGATACCGATCCACCACCAAGCCATGCGTATACACCTCCGCTGTTATCGCAAACGAACAGATTTATGAGATGAGTATAGTTGATATGCCGGTCATACCTTATTCCCCGTTAGATGGGCGTGCCTGCAGGCGGGCTGCCGCGTCTTGCACATGGGAAGAACTACAATCCTATGCCAACGCCATAGGGACGGCCTCTGTTCTCATCTTTGTATATGACATCACTGCACCGGAGAGCTTCCAGTACATCAAGGATCTGCGAGAACATATTCTGGACTGTTTTGATTCTGATTCCATAGGATACGAGGTACCCATGATCGTAGTAGGCAATAAACAAGATTTACAGAGAATGTCAAGGGTACCTAGACGCCATATCTCTCAAATGGTTAGGAAGACGTGGAAATGTTCCTATGTGGAATGTTCGGCCAAGTTCAATTGGCATGTTGCTTCTCTCTTCAATGAGGTTGTTCGGGTAGTAACAGTAGGTGGGAACAATAAAGAAGGACAGTCTTCGGCATATCGGATACCTCTACGCGCTTGGAGACAGTGCGGGGTGTGTAATATAATGTGA